One genomic segment of Streptomyces liangshanensis includes these proteins:
- a CDS encoding S8 family peptidase: MNTRLKIALATAVTAAFALAGPHSAGAAGVSAARQPEPAPLIHAADPVPGQYIVTLDPLVDPAAAARKLGVKPDFLYSKVLNGFAVPLTPIELRLIRQAPGVTSVEEDAKVSASGSMTAAVPPRTAALPSRTAAAPPRTTLGPASTWGLDRVDQRKLPLDGTFTTAGDGAGVNAYILDTGIDYGHSEFGGRATFGFDAVGDGRRGADCNGHGTHVAGTVGGTTYGVARKANLVSVRVLNCEGQGENSGVIAGLDWVARNAVQPAVLNGSVGGDKSTALNQVTNALHDRGVLPVLAAGNSAKDACGVSPASAPKAVTVGASDRRDAQADFSNWGTCVDLYAPGEDILSAKLGGGSVTLDGTSMAAPHVAGVAVLYKEAHPTAAPAEVAGFLETASTKDVLSKLGKGSPDALLFTDNL, encoded by the coding sequence GTGAACACTCGCCTCAAGATCGCTCTCGCGACCGCCGTCACCGCCGCCTTCGCCCTGGCGGGTCCCCACAGCGCCGGCGCGGCCGGGGTCTCCGCCGCGCGGCAGCCGGAACCCGCGCCCCTCATCCATGCGGCCGACCCGGTGCCCGGCCAGTACATCGTCACCCTCGACCCGCTCGTCGACCCGGCGGCGGCCGCCCGGAAGCTCGGGGTGAAGCCGGACTTCCTCTACAGCAAGGTCCTCAACGGCTTCGCCGTACCGCTCACCCCGATCGAGCTGAGGCTGATCCGCCAGGCCCCCGGTGTGACGTCGGTGGAGGAGGACGCGAAGGTCTCCGCGTCCGGGTCCATGACGGCCGCCGTTCCGCCCCGTACCGCCGCCCTTCCTTCCCGCACTGCCGCCGCTCCTCCCCGTACCACCCTCGGCCCGGCGTCGACCTGGGGTCTGGACCGTGTCGACCAGCGGAAGCTGCCGCTCGACGGCACGTTCACCACCGCGGGCGACGGGGCCGGGGTGAACGCGTACATTCTCGACACCGGCATCGACTACGGGCACAGCGAGTTCGGCGGGCGCGCCACGTTCGGCTTCGACGCCGTCGGAGACGGCAGGCGGGGCGCCGACTGCAACGGCCACGGCACCCATGTCGCCGGAACCGTCGGGGGCACGACGTACGGCGTCGCCCGCAAGGCCAACCTGGTCAGCGTGCGCGTCCTGAACTGTGAGGGCCAGGGCGAGAACTCCGGGGTGATCGCGGGCCTGGACTGGGTCGCCAGGAACGCCGTCCAGCCCGCCGTCCTCAACGGTTCCGTCGGTGGCGACAAGTCGACAGCGCTCAACCAGGTCACGAACGCCCTCCACGACAGGGGCGTCCTGCCCGTCCTCGCGGCGGGCAACAGCGCCAAGGACGCCTGCGGCGTCTCCCCCGCCTCCGCCCCCAAGGCGGTCACGGTGGGGGCGTCCGACCGGCGGGACGCGCAGGCCGACTTCTCCAACTGGGGCACGTGCGTCGACCTGTACGCCCCCGGCGAGGACATCCTCTCCGCCAAGCTCGGCGGCGGATCCGTCACGCTGGACGGCACCTCCATGGCCGCCCCTCACGTGGCGGGGGTCGCCGTTCTCTACAAGGAGGCGCACCCGACGGCCGCTCCGGCCGAGGTCGCCGGCTTCCTGGAGACCGCTTCCACCAAGGACGTGCTGAGCAAGCTGGGCAAAGGCAGCCCCGACGCACTCCTCTTCACCGACAACCTGTAA
- a CDS encoding HipA family kinase yields the protein MLTEVNATRYVTPLREGGSLPGIVEADNLGTYVMKFTGAGQGRKTLVAEVICGELARRLGLRVPELVTIQLDPVIGLSEPDEEVQDLLKASGGLNLGMDYLPGSIGFDPLAYEVDAAEAGRVVWFDALINNVDRSWRNPNLLVWHGDLWLIDHGATMIWHHNWPTAQASAAKPYNASDHALAAFAPDIASAAAALAPLVTEELLAAVVADVPDEWLAGEPGFDTTDALRRAYAEPLLARAASIHERIVFDAPARTRPSQAPGWLADRLTPRPDRAKSTNDKDGVK from the coding sequence ATGCTCACAGAAGTCAACGCGACCCGCTACGTCACCCCGCTGAGGGAGGGCGGATCGCTGCCCGGGATCGTCGAGGCCGACAACCTCGGCACGTACGTCATGAAGTTCACCGGCGCGGGCCAGGGACGCAAGACCCTGGTCGCCGAGGTCATCTGCGGTGAGCTGGCCCGCCGGCTGGGGCTGCGCGTACCGGAACTCGTCACCATCCAGCTCGATCCCGTCATCGGACTCTCCGAGCCGGACGAGGAAGTGCAGGACCTGCTCAAGGCCAGCGGCGGCCTCAACCTCGGCATGGACTACCTGCCCGGGTCGATCGGCTTCGACCCGCTCGCGTACGAGGTGGACGCGGCGGAGGCGGGGCGCGTCGTCTGGTTCGACGCGCTGATCAACAACGTGGACCGGTCCTGGCGCAACCCGAACCTGCTCGTCTGGCACGGGGACCTGTGGCTGATCGACCACGGCGCCACCATGATCTGGCACCACAACTGGCCCACCGCCCAGGCCTCCGCGGCCAAGCCGTACAACGCCTCCGACCACGCCCTCGCGGCCTTCGCGCCCGACATCGCGTCGGCCGCCGCCGCCCTGGCCCCGCTGGTCACCGAGGAGTTGCTCGCCGCGGTCGTCGCCGACGTCCCCGACGAGTGGCTGGCCGGCGAGCCCGGCTTCGACACCACCGACGCGCTGCGCCGCGCCTACGCGGAGCCGCTGCTCGCGCGCGCCGCGAGCATCCACGAACGCATCGTCTTCGACGCGCCCGCCAGGACCCGGCCCTCCCAGGCGCCGGGCTGGCTCGCCGACCGGCTGACCCCCCGGCCCGACCGGGCGAAGAGCACGAACGACAAGGATGGCGTCAAGTGA
- a CDS encoding DUF3037 domain-containing protein has protein sequence MSKRDVYEYALLRVVPRMERGECFNAGVLVYCRAASYVAARTHLDEAKLKALDPGADVVGVRAALRAVESVCGGGTGAGQAAGDDAGRRFRWLIAPRSTVVQPGPVHTGLTADPEAETARLLDLLVR, from the coding sequence GTGAGCAAGAGGGACGTCTACGAGTACGCGTTGCTGCGCGTCGTCCCGCGCATGGAGCGCGGCGAGTGCTTCAACGCCGGGGTGCTCGTCTACTGCCGGGCCGCGTCGTACGTCGCCGCCAGGACCCACCTCGACGAGGCCAAGCTGAAGGCCCTCGACCCCGGTGCCGACGTGGTGGGGGTACGGGCGGCCCTGCGTGCCGTCGAGAGCGTCTGCGGCGGCGGTACGGGGGCGGGGCAGGCGGCCGGGGACGACGCCGGGCGGCGCTTCCGCTGGCTGATCGCGCCGCGCTCGACCGTCGTACAGCCCGGGCCGGTGCACACCGGCCTGACGGCCGATCCCGAGGCGGAGACGGCGCGTCTGCTCGACCTGCTGGTCCGCTGA
- the fabG gene encoding 3-oxoacyl-ACP reductase FabG encodes MSTTEQRVAVVTGAARGIGAATAVRLAAEGRAVAVLDLDEAACKDTVEKITSAGGTALAVGCDVSDSAQVEAAVTRVAAELGAPTILVNNAGVLRDNLLFKMSESDWDTVVNVHLKGAFLMAKACQKHMVDAGFGRIVSLSSSSALGNRGQANYAAVKAGLQGFTKTLAKELGKFGITANAVAPGFIVTEMTAQTAARVGMDFDDFQAAAATQIPVQRVGTPDDIANAIAFFTAEEAGFVSGQVLYVAGGPLN; translated from the coding sequence ATGTCCACCACTGAGCAGCGCGTCGCGGTCGTGACCGGGGCGGCACGGGGCATCGGCGCCGCCACCGCCGTACGACTGGCGGCCGAGGGCCGTGCCGTCGCCGTACTCGACCTGGACGAGGCGGCCTGCAAGGACACCGTCGAGAAGATCACTTCGGCGGGCGGCACCGCGCTCGCCGTCGGCTGCGACGTGTCCGACAGCGCGCAGGTCGAGGCGGCCGTCACCCGCGTCGCCGCCGAGCTGGGCGCCCCGACGATCCTCGTCAACAACGCCGGCGTCCTGCGGGACAACCTGCTCTTCAAGATGAGCGAGTCCGACTGGGACACCGTGGTGAACGTGCACCTCAAGGGCGCCTTCCTGATGGCGAAGGCCTGCCAGAAGCACATGGTGGACGCGGGCTTCGGCCGTATCGTCAGCCTCTCCTCCAGCTCCGCGCTGGGCAACCGCGGCCAGGCCAACTACGCCGCGGTCAAGGCCGGGCTCCAGGGCTTCACCAAGACCCTCGCCAAGGAACTGGGCAAGTTCGGCATCACCGCCAACGCCGTTGCTCCCGGCTTCATCGTCACCGAGATGACGGCGCAGACCGCCGCCCGGGTCGGCATGGACTTCGACGACTTCCAGGCCGCCGCCGCCACCCAGATCCCGGTCCAGCGCGTCGGGACCCCGGACGACATCGCGAACGCCATCGCCTTCTTCACCGCCGAGGAAGCGGGCTTTGTCTCCGGTCAGGTGCTGTACGTGGCCGGAGGGCCGCTCAACTAG